A genomic segment from Eremothecium gossypii ATCC 10895 chromosome III, complete sequence encodes:
- the COQ9 gene encoding ubiquinone biosynthesis protein COQ9 (Syntenic homolog of Saccharomyces cerevisiae YLR201C (COQ9)), with product MFRVCRRLYHPNTLEHAVGNRLRPLAYEQDSPQYKVLQRALEAHVPVLGFNERAIVRAAGDLGYGSAVLSALAAPNSPALLNVPSAVLELVKFHLVTKRVALADAAAQGNVSMEQLFLQRVEADRPLAGQLTQLLSILSLPGEFLVNTAMPELFRLSDDLIYYSGEKDHPDLAWYSKRAAVAMAYVSTNLFMARDRSPALEETLHFARRRLQQVDSLGTAYNNVEEFAWYQLLMAMNLVKSQLTRG from the coding sequence ATGTTCAGAGTCTGCAGGAGGCTATACCACCCCAACACGCTGGAACATGCCGTTGGCAACCGTCTACGCCCGCTGGCCTACGAGCAGGATTCCCCGCAGTACAAggtgctgcagcgcgcgctAGAGGCGCACGTGCCGGTCCTGGGCTTCAACGAGCGCGCAATCGtgcgcgcagcaggcgaCCTGGGCTACGGATCCGCGGTACTCTCGGCGCTGGCTGCGCCGAACTCGCCAGCGCTGCTCAACGTGCCCTCCGCGGTGCTGGAGCTCGTCAAGTTTCACCTGGTGACCAAGCGCGTGGCGCTCGCCGacgcggccgcgcaggGCAACGTGAGCATGGAGCAGCTGTTCCTGCAGCGCGTGGAGGCCGACCGCCCGCTGGCAGGGCAGCTGACGCAGCTGCTCTCGATCCTGTCGCTGCCCGGCGAGTTCCTGGTGAACACCGCGATGCCGGAGCTGTTCCGCCTGAGCGACGACCTCATCTACTACTCCGGCGAGAAAGACCACCCCGACCTTGCCTGGTACTCCAagcgcgccgccgtcgccaTGGCGTACGTCTCCACAAACCTGTTCATGGCGCGCGACCGCTCCCCTGCGCTCGAGGAAACGCTGCACTttgcccgccgccgcctgcagcaggtcgATAGCCTGGGCACCGCCTACAACAATGTCGAGGAGTTCGCGTGGTATCAGCTTCTCATGGCCATGAACCTGGTCAAATCCCAGCTGACGCGCGGCTAG
- the SFA1 gene encoding bifunctional alcohol dehydrogenase/S-(hydroxymethyl)glutathione dehydrogenase (Syntenic homolog of Saccharomyces cerevisiae YDL168W (SFA1)): MSETQGKPIQCTAAVAYAAGEPLRIEKVTVDPPKAHEVRIKIVNSAICHTDAYTLSGSDPEGLFPCILGHEGSGIVESVGEGVTNVKPGDHVVPLYTAECQQCKFCVSGKTNLCGAVRATQGKGVMPDGTSRFRNGKGETLYHFMGCSTFSEYTVVADVSVVAVDQQAPLETVCLLGCGVTTGYGAAVKTADVQEGDTVAVFGAGTVGLSVVQGAKARNASRIIVVDINDAKREWASKFGATDFINPKTDLKEGETIVARLIEMTDGGLDHTFDCTGNTKVMRDALEACHKGWGQSIIIGVAAAGQEISTRPFQLVTGRVWKGSAFGGIKGRSEMGGLVRDYLNGTLKVQEFVTHKRPFEEINSGFEDLHHGDCLRTVLSL, encoded by the coding sequence ATGTCTGAGACTCAGGGAAAGCCCATCCAATGTACAGCGGCCGTCGCATACGCCGCAGGGGAGCCGTTGCGCATCGAGAAAGTAACGGTGGATCCTCCCAAGGCGCACGAGGTCCGCATTAAGATCGTCAACTCGGCAATCTGTCACACGGATGCGTACACACTGTCCGGGTCCGATCCAGAGGGCCTATTTCCATGCATCCTCGGGCACGAAGGCTCTGGCATCGTGGAGTCTGTCGGCGAGGGCGTCACCAACGTGAAGCCAGGGGACCATGTTGTGCCGCTCTACACTGCGGAGTGCCAACAGTGCAAATTCTGCGTGTCCGGGAAGACCAACCTCTGTGGAGCGGTGCGTGCAACCCAGGGCAAGGGCGTGATGCCGGACGGAACGTCGCGGTTCCGGAACGGCAAGGGCGAGACGCTCTACCACTTCATGGGCTGCTCTACCTTCTCGGAGTACACGGTGGTAGCCGACGTCAGCGTGGTGGCCGTGGACCAGCAGGCGCCGCTCGAGACGGTGTGCTTGCTCGGCTGCGGCGTGACGACGGGCTACGGCGCGGCCGTCAAGACCGCAGACGTCCAGGAGGGGGACACCGTCGCGGTGTTTGGCGCAGGTACCGTGGGCCTTAGCGTTGTGCAGGGGGCCAAGGCTCGCAATGCCTCGCGCATCATAGTCGTTGACATCAATGACGCCAAGAGGGAGTGGGCCTCCAAGTTTGGGGCGACCGACTTCATCAACCCAAAGACTGATTTGAAGGAAGGCGAGACGATTGTCGCCAGACTCATTGAGATGACGGACGGCGGGCTAGACCACACCTTTGACTGCACAGGCAACACCAAGGTCATGCGTGACGCCCTAGAGGCCTGCCACAAGGGCTGGGGCCAGTCGATCATCATCGGggtcgctgctgccggcCAGGAAATATCCACCAGACCATTTCAATTGGTCACCGGCCGTGTGTGGAAGGGCTCTGCCTTCGGCGGTATCAAGGGTAGGTCTGAGATGGGCGGTCTAGTGCGCGATTATCTCAACGGTACATTGAAGGTGCAAGAGTTCGTCACCCACAAGAGGCCCTTTGAGGAAATTAACAGCGGATTCGAAGATCTTCACCATGGTGACTGCTTGAGAACCGTCTTGAGTTTGTAG
- the YKE2 gene encoding tubulin-binding prefolding complex subunit YKE2 (Syntenic homolog of Saccharomyces cerevisiae YLR200W (YKE2)) produces the protein MSAEQVATKYTQLQGELEELVVTRQKLETQLQENKIVNEELQALQPETQVYKLTGGVLLPVEQEEAEGNVSKRLEFIEGEIRRCEQNIKQKQEEMEGARAALVKLRG, from the coding sequence ATGTCGGCAGAACAGGTTGCGACCAAGTACACGCAGTTGCAGGGCGAATtggaggagctggtggTGACCAGACAGAAGCTGGAgacgcagctgcaggagaaCAAGATCGTGAACGAGGAActgcaggcgctgcagccCGAAACGCAGGTGTACAAGCTCACGGGGGGTGTGCTGCTGCCTgtggagcaggaggaggcggAGGGCAACGTGTCGAAGCGGCTGGAGTTCATTGAGGGCGAGATCCGGCGGTGCGAGCAGAACATCAAGCAGAAGCAGGAGGAGATGGAGGGCGCAAGGGCGGCGCTGGTGAAGCTGCGCGGATGA